aaaaaagctaacaaaaaacaggaggaagaggacaattaaaagcaaggggcttcctcctaagtgtgttgtccccacccagaaccactttgcagttctgcagggggctgatgaggaaacGCACTCGCAACATGAGCAACCGGCTGATACACtagtaaagatctctactggtgctgcgaggaaaaagcagcaggtcaagaaggaggggagtgaaAGAGTGACTGCGTGaattatggctgactttgtttaaaccacaacagtcccacatgacatccttgtctctaaattggagagacatcaatttgataggtggaccactcagtggataaagaactggctgggtgcCCACAcgcaaagagctgtggtcaatggctcaatgtccggctggagaccagtaacgagtggtgtccttcagggattgatgttgggaccagtcttgttcagcatctttgtcgctgacgtggacagtgggattgagtgcaccctcagcaagtttgccaatgacaccaagctgtgtggttccgttgatacgctggagggaaggaatgccatccagagggaccttgacatacttgtgaggtgggctgatgccaaccttatgaagtttaaccacgataagtgcaaggttctacacctgggtcggagcaatcccaggcacagctacagactgggcaaagaagagattcagagcggctctgcagagaaggacttgggggtgttggttgatgagaaaatgaacatgagctggcagtgtgcgctcgcagcccagaaagccaaccgtatcctgggctgcatcaaaaggagtgtgaccagcaggtcgaaggaggtgatcctgcccctctactctgctctcatgagacctctcttggagtactgtgtacagttctggtgtcctcaacataaaaaggacatggaactgtcggaacaagtccagaagagggccacggggatgatcaggggactggagcacctcccatatgaagataggctgagaaagttggggctgttcagtctgaagaagagaaagctgcatggacacctcatagcagccttccagtatctgaaaggggactgtaaggatgctgggaagggactcttcattagggactctagtcataggacaagaggtaacgtgttcaaacttaaacagtggaagtttaggttagatataaggaagaagttatttactgtgaaggtggtaaggcactggaataggttgcccaaggaagttgtgaatgctccatccctggcagtgttcaaagccaggttggacggagtcttgggtgacatgggttagggtgtggtgtccctgcccatgtcaggggggttggaactagatgatcttaaggtcctttctgaccctaactattctatgattccctcTTTGGGCAGAATAAGGGAATGAAGGTAACAAGTATAACTCTGAATCCTGATAAATGACCGAGAGAACAATCAGCCTCTGAGCCGTTAATCTCATAATTCTGAAGACTGTTGTAGCCTAAAGTAATTcctattattttaattttaaattcaaataattaaaaaaaatgtttcaactAACCATGAGGCCATGAGGCTTCTCCTGTTCTATCTTTCATAAGtcaaaacaggttttttttagTCTTGTGTTCTGCTTTTGGCAAAATGACTTCATCCTTAGCAGTTGTGTGCCACACCATTTCAGCTGCCCaaacagccagcagcagaggtgtcgtggtttaaaccgaaccacaaacctcgttcactcactcccccacttcttgccctccccctgctcctggagggacggagaggagaatcgaaaagaatgtaactcccacgggttgagataagaacagtttagtaactaaggtgtaacacaaatcactactgctaccaccaataataataatgataaaggaaataacaagaggaaagaatacaacacctcaacaccagccgaccaataactcgccccactccctccagccgagcaccgaccgataccttctccaaccctgcagtcccccagcccttccgggtcactctccgttacatcctgggcatgatgtgctgtggtatggaatacctctttggctagtttgggtcaggtgtcctgtctgcttcctcctggcctcccctcctccctggcagagcatgaggctcagaaagtccttggccagaccaaacattcaagcagcaactgaaaacatcagcctcttcccaggccaaaagatcaaaacacagcactgtactagctcctaagaaggagaaaaatgactgctgctgctcaacccaggacattatccaccccttattccataccattcacgtcatgctcagatcccacatcttcaatatgccatcactcttacatatatatatacgtctacatatacacagagaaaaacatcatttcttagtgcatggacctataatgctgctgagtccatctggtccatgatgtcaggctccatctcttgttacagtctctcagagcaggagaggctgtgtgcagtgtacacactcgtgaataacctgggcaatagtgtccattgctaagtccacccctcgatcatgagtccatctctacgttgcatctctgccctgatggcctgaagtgtcatgccccaccaggctcaaaataattcactgtccccttcagcagtttctgcagcttgttgctggggaccccatagagccgccttccatctccaatgcttccaaaacACTGGAGGGGCctagtggaccagatactcgctcatactgtcccacacaccctgccactcatgactgtccagccttggggaagatctcttggtcctcccatattgttgtctaactccagacaagaagcaaacctgactctgcttaacttctgagatcagacaaaatggtcgtgggtagaacacactctgtgtgtgtgccaacatgctgatccccatcacaatcagcaggcaggtcccaagggtacccaaaggccattcaaacccttcagaactctcaaatgatgctgctgtgcttgtcactggggctggtgtagctgctgtgcttgccggctctcccaccaccagcttctcttttcctgggtgcagctcttcctgctctgccttgctgggaaatgctgcctgggctcctgcatcctcctggggctcggcagGCGGCTTCCGGGGAaagctctcggccgccgcggggctgggctcggccggagggctcggctcctccgctgggctcggctcctcggccgggCTCGGCTGCTCCGCTGCCTCttcccgctgctcggcagccgcctcTTTCCCGGCCTcctgccccgctcccgccgccgcctggtccccggggccgctctccagggccgcttcggccgccgccggctcccgggacCGCTCctcctcggctccccgcagcctcacgaagacggaggcgaggacaaggcccaggacggtgaagagcagcaggacggccaggtacaagtccacggccacggccatcccaccctgctgctggagcccaaccgtatacaagtcattgccataaagcacagtgaaacaagaaccttagcccaagccccacacttgataaacactatcacagcaaataccggctctaagtaatgtactacattctgaaactctgagagcaagaggaacagctttgagagccaataaatcagcattgtgacgactattaatccgatcatctctgtcgttatctcaacccttcgtgccccacgttgggcgccaaaaagaactgtcgtggtttaaaccgaaccacaaacctcgttcactcactcccccacttcttgccctccccctgctcctggagggacggagaggagaatcgaaaagaatgcaactcccacgggttgagataagaacagtttagtaactaaggtgtaacacaaatcactactgctaccaccaataataataatgataaaggaaataacaagaggaaagaatacaacacctcaacaccagccgaccaataactcgccccactccctccagccgagcaccgaccgataccttctccaaccctgcagtcccccagcccttccgggtcactccccgttacctcctgggcatgacgtgctgtggtatggaatacctctttggctagtttgggtcaggtgtcctgtctgcttcctcccggcttcccctcctccctggcagagcatgaggctcagaaagtccttgcccagaccaaacattcaagcagcaactgaaaacatcggggttatcagctctcttcccaggccaaaagatcaaaacacagcactgtactagctcctaagaaggagaaaaatgactgctgctgctcaacccaggacaagaggGTTATACCTAACAATTGACAGGCGGCCAGCAAAACAGCTCTTACATGTTAAATGTACTgttttcttgctgcagcagggttggatgctgctgcttctgtagcTGAGCTTCTGCTACTGCCCTGCTGCACCTCTACCACCTTCCTAGTCTAATTGAGGAACCTTGTACGTTCTGGTGTCCCCTCTCACATTATCTTGGCAGCCCAAAATCCTTTCTGCCAGGGCTTCTGCATGCCACTGCCTCATTCTCCTCCAAAGGTAAAGATCTTAAATAGATCTCATTCTTCCACATTACTCATTTTTGCAATTGAAGGATAAATTCTGTTCCTTTCATCTTTCTCAGAATTCTCTGTGTACCTAACATGCTTTTTATAGATATGGTATGCCAGGATTTTAAACTATTTTGGGAGGATGTGGAAAACTACAATTATATCAATAGCTACACTGATAGTTTATTTTGGGTTGACAGTTGGCTCAGATGTTCAGCCGTCTCAATGCAGGCCTAGAAAATCCCTGTTCTCTCTTTTGAGAAGAGTCTGTCTTGTCTTGAGTTTTCATGAAGATTTTTTGTTGACATCTTCCCACAGATTCACAGAACtgtgaggttggaagggacctctggaggtcatccgGTCCAccccccctgctcaagcagggccacctagagctgGCTGCTCAGGACCACATCCAGACTCTGCCACATCTCTGgacaatctgttccagtgcttggtcaccctcacagtaaataagtGCTTCACAATGTTCAGAAGAAACCATTTCCTCTGGTTCTGTCACCAGGCACCAcagaaaagagcctggctcagTCATTACATGCTCCCTTCATGCATTTGTACACACGGATGAGATATCCCCcctcccccctgagccttctctatTCCAAGATGAACAgcctcagctctctcagcctttcctcatatgagAAAGGCTCCGGTCCCTTCATCAACTTTGTGGCCTGTtgctggactctctccagtagctccatatctctcttgtactgaggagcccagaactggacacagtacacCAGGTGAgacctcaccagtgctgagtagaggggaaggatcacttccctcaacctgctggcaatACTGTGCCCaacacagcccaggataccaaTATCCATCTTAGCATCAAGGGCATATTGCTGGTTCACGTTTAACCTGCTGTCCACCAGGGACCCCAGCACCAtttctgccaagctgctttccagctgggtgGCCCCATCATATATTGGTGCTTGGGGTTGTTCCTTCCCAGAGGTAGGACTT
This portion of the Lathamus discolor isolate bLatDis1 chromosome W, bLatDis1.hap1, whole genome shotgun sequence genome encodes:
- the LOC136004284 gene encoding fibrous sheath CABYR-binding protein-like, which produces MAVAVDLYLAVLLLFTVLGLVLASVFVRLRGAEEERSREPAAAEAALESGPGDQAAAGAGQEAGKEAAAEQREEAAEQPSPAEEPSPAEEPSPPAEPSPAAAESFPRKPPAEPQEDAGAQAAFPSKAEQEELHPGKEKLVVGEPASTAATPAPVTSTAASFESSEGFEWPLGTLGTCLLIVMGISMLAHTQSVFYPRPFCLISEVKQSQVCFLSGVRQQYGRTKRSSPRLDSHEWQGVWDSMSEYLVH